The following proteins are encoded in a genomic region of Primulina huaijiensis isolate GDHJ02 chromosome 3, ASM1229523v2, whole genome shotgun sequence:
- the LOC140972565 gene encoding baicalein 7-O-glucuronosyltransferase-like → MDVGIDNLVEFVDFEKMNILARSAVAAIPSITYLRLPDAVTPPANHEIHAVELLFEIPRLHNHILTEALQEISKKSRIRAFVVDFFCNSAFEVSKSLNIPTYYHISSGGYGLCVFLYFPTIHETIREDIGTLNDFLEIPGCPRVHSSDFPIGMHFRESNIYKHFLDTSINIGRSDGILVDSFDALETQAKDALVKDLCTPNYKTPPVYFLGPLIPDSVSKNGATEQECLKWLDLQPTRSVIFLCFGRRGRFSAEQLKEMAVGLENSEHRFLWAVRSPPGNPPSPSPEEPDLDAILPQGFLERTRDRGFVLKSWAPQKEVLSHESVGGFVTHCGRSSALESVSFGVPMICWPLYAEQKMQRVFMVEGMKVALRLKMADDGFVTAAEIEKQVRELMESENGNQIRQRLAQMKHAGKAAVEKGGSSMVDLEKFISQFN, encoded by the exons ATGGATGTGGGTATTGATAATTTGGTGGAATTTGTGGATTTTGAGAAGATGAATATTCTTGCGCGTT CCGCAGTCGCCGCGATCCCCTCAATAACCTACCTCCGCCTCCCCGACGCTGTAACCCCCCCTGCAAATCATGAAATTCATGCCGTTGAACTCTTATTCGAAATCCCACGTCTCCACAACCATATATTAACCGAAGCCCTTCAAGAAATATCCAAGAAATCAAGAATCAGAGCTTTTGTCGTTGATTTCTTTTGTAATTCAGCTTTTGAAGTTTCTAAAAGCTTGAATATACCCACTTACTACCATATCAGCTCCGGTGGATATGGCCTTTGCGTGTTTCTCTACTTTCCAACTATTCATGAAACCATTCGTGAAGACATAGGAACATTGAACGATTTTCTTGAGATTCCTGGGTGTCCACGAGTTCACTCATCGGATTTTCCCATTGGAATGCATTTTCGAGAGAGCAACATCTACAAACACTTTCTGGACACTTCAATTAACATTGGAAGATCGGATGGAATCCTCGTGGACTCGTTTGATGCGCTCGAGACTCAAGCTAAAGACGCACTAGTTAAGGATTTATGTACACCAAATTATAAAACTCCTCCAGTTTACTTTCTTGGCCCGTTAATTCCTGACAGTGTCAGCAAGAATGGTGCTACAGAGCAAGAATGCTTGAAATGGCTGGATTTACAGCCAACAAGAAGCGTGATATTTCTATGTTTCGGCAGAAGGGGTAGGTTTTCGGCGGAGCAGTTGAAGGAAATGGCTGTTGGTTTAGAAAACAGTGAGCACAGGTTTCTCTGGGCAGTGCGCAGTCCGCCGGGCAACCCTCCATCACCGTCGCCGGAGGAGCCGGACTTGGACGCGATTCTTCCACAGGGGTTCTTGGAGAGAACTAGAGACAGAGGGTTTGTTTTGAAGTCATGGGCTCCACAAAAGGAGGTTTTGAGCCATGAGTCCGTCGGCGGATTCGTGACACATTGCGGACGGAGCTCGGCACTGGAGTCGGTGTCGTTTGGCGTGCCGATGATCTGTTGGCCTCTGTACGCTGAGCAGAAGATGCAACGGGTATTCATGGTGGAGGGAATGAAGGTGGCGCTGCGGCTGAAGATGGCGGATGATGGGTTTGTCACGGCCGCAGAGATTGAGAAGCAGGTGAGGGAGCTTATGGAGTCTGAGAATGGGAATCAGATCCGGCAACGTTTGGCACAGATGAAACACGCCGGCAAAGCTGCGGTGGAGAAGGGCGGATCTTCGATGGTGGATTTAGAGAAGTTTATTAGCCAATTTAATTAA
- the LOC140972566 gene encoding uncharacterized protein — translation MTFPLQNLQNFQGFGNSMNHPNYAPRGSYKPLPAEYWQNMSHPYFTPPVVHGYSTPHTNVMPFTSPMSNEAVTPTFVLETQLSDRESAIEVVNLEKAVSNAEGLRKRSSWTKIEVEVLARSFVTICDDPIIGNDQKANAFWGRVASYYNVNRPSGSNTRSANVIWSHWHNTIQKKVYRFNSNYNSVYISYRSGHCDEDILRFAYEKYRSKNNGVAFNLEHVWRIVKDRPMFTPQSTDHYVATKKTKTLESGASNTSSNQEVSIDLDDEDTRPMERKATKKKGKDRVKSTIEDLAVNYSNIFAKFTEYTSVKKSEVDLKQKQLEVEEIKAKAALSRSEAKNRRLKLKEYEILNKDISQMTEELLIIHE, via the coding sequence ATGACGTTTCCTCTACAAAATCTTCAAAATTTCCAAGGTTTTGGAAATTCTATGAATCATCCGAATTATGCCCCTCGAGGTTCATATAAACCGCTTCCAGCCGAATATTGGCAAAACATGAGTCATCCGTATTTCACGCCGCCGGTTGTTCATGGATATAGTACCCCGCACACAAATGTTATGCCTTTCACATCTCCGATGTCGAATGAGGCTGTAACTCCGACTTTTGTCCTGGAGACGCAACTTTCCGATCGTGAATCCGCAATTGAGGTGGTCAATTTAGAAAAAGCGGTTTCAAATGCTGAGGGTTTAAGAAAGCGTTCAAGTTGGACAAAGATTGAAGTCGAGGTCTTAGCGAGAAGTTTTGTTACTATTTGCGATGATCCAATAATCGGCAATGATCAAAAAGCGAATGCTTTTTGGGGACGTGTTGCAAGCTACTACAATGTGAATCGTCCCTCAGGTTCAAACACCAGAAGTGCAAATGTTATATGGTCACATTGGCACAATACAATCCAAAAGAAGGTATATCGATTCAACTCAAATTATAATAGTGTTTACATTTCTTATCGAAGTGGTCACTGTGACGAAGATATACTGAGGTTTGCATACGAAAAATATCGATCCAAAAACAATGGTGTTGCATTCAATCTCGAGCATGTGTGGAGAATTGTCAAAGACCGTCCAATGTTTACTCCACAGTCCACTGATCACTATGTGGCCACAAAGAAGACGAAGACTTTAGAGTCGGGAGCAAGCAACACCTCCTCTAACCAAGAAGTGAGCATAGACTTGGATGATGAAGATACTCGTCCAATGGAACGAAAGGcaacaaaaaaaaagggaaaagacAGAGTCAAATCGACCATAGAAGATCTGGCAGTAAACTACAGCAATATTTTCGCAAAGTTCACCGAGTACACAAGCGTGAAGAAGTCCGAAGTCGATTTGAAACAAAAACAACTCGAAGTAGAGGAGATTAAGGCAAAAGCTGCCTTGTCCAGATCTGAAGCTAAGAATCGACGCTTGAAATTGAAGGAGTACGAAATCTTGAACAAAGACATCTCGCAGATGACAGAGGAACTGCTTATTATACATGAATGA
- the LOC140972249 gene encoding uncharacterized protein, whose protein sequence is MQFFGGSEISPSPPVPTASGNNSHMLYIFNRNGICLLYREWNRPLKTLSPQQDQKLMFGLLFSLKSLTAKMDPTSAEKGNLGVPQLPGESCSFHSFSTNSYKLSFMESPSGIKIILVTHPRISDLREAPKYIYNLYVEYVVKNPLYSPGNSIRCELFNTNVDQYVRGLG, encoded by the exons ATGCAATTCTTTGGAGGTTCAGAAATCAGTCCATCTCCTCCGGTACCCACGGCATCTGGGAACAATTCCCACATGCTTTACATTTTCAATAGAAATGGAATCTGCTTGCTTTACAGAGAATGGAATCGACCCCTCAAAACCCTGAGTCCACAGCAAGATCAAAAGCTCATGTTTGGTCTCCTCTTCTCACTCAAATCTTTGACCGCGAAGATGGATCCCACAAG TGCTGAAAAGGGTAATCTTGGGGTGCCACAGCTGCCTGGGGAAAGTTGTTCATTTCATAGCTTTAGCACGAATTCCTATAAACTAAGCTTTATGGAGAGCCCATCTGGAATTAAG ATCATTCTTGTTACCCACCCAAGGATCAGTGATCTGAGAGAAGCTCCGAAGTACATCTATAACTTGTATGTGGAGTATGTTGTCAAGAATCCGCTTTATTCACCCGGGAATTCCATTAG ATGTGAGCTATTTAATACAAATGTTGATCAGTATGTTAGAGGCCTTGGCTAA
- the LOC140972250 gene encoding WRKY transcription factor 22-like has protein sequence MNDDDWDLHAVVRGCAAPSTATDNHSLSSTSPSLLHGDENRGLIDDQMVNPFQGLHEIYREFCADQSPPAAANAVYFPGDNDFQSLQQEPQMNMQRQENLQFKNPIFGSSSLSFLAASSTCQSNRPRRRKNQEMKMVREMREGEISADLWAWRKYGQKPIKGSPYPRNYYRCSTSKGCGARKQVERSPNDPMIYVVSYTGEHTHPRPTHRNSLAGSTRNKLSPPAVTYRSKTPLIPRGPLTSSPPASCSSFSRSPPLMEEEAAARDEVDTEMVRAAEEEVVGGGDEDERYSVYYDSE, from the exons ATGAATGATGATGACTGGGATTTGCATGCGGTGGTGAGAGGCTGCGCCGCCCCCAGCACCGCTACAGACAACCATTCTCTTAGTAGTACTTCTCCCTCGCTCTTACATGGCGATGAAAACCGAGGTCTTATAGATGATCAAATGGTCAACCCGTTTCAGGGCTTGCATGAAATTTACAGGGAGTTCTGCGCAGATCAATCACCGCCTGCCGCCGCGAATGCAGTTTATTTTCCTGGGGACAATGATTTCCAGAGCCTTCAGCAGGAACCTCAGATGAACATGCAAAGGCAAGAAAATTTACAGTTCAAGAATCCCATTTTTGGTTCTTCTTCCCTCAGTTTTCTGGCAGCAAGTAGTACTTGTCAGTCTAATCGACCTAGGAGAAG AAAAAACCAGGAAATGAAAATGGTTCGTGAAATGAGAGAGGGGGAGATCTCCGCTGATTTGTGGGCATGGCGAAAATACGGCCAAAAGCCAATTAAAGGTTCCCCATATCCCAG AAATTACTACAGGTGTAGCACATCAAAAGGTTGCGGAGCAAGAAAACAGGTGGAGCGTAGTCCAAATGACCCGATGATTTACGTGGTATCTTACACCGGCGAGCACACACATCCACGGCCAACTCACCGGAACTCCCTCGCCGGAAGTACCCGGAACAAGCTCTCTCCACCCGCCGTCACTTATAGAAGCAAAACACCTTTGATTCCTAGAGGTCCACTAACTTCCTCACCACCTGCCTCTTGTTCTAGTTTTTCTCGGAGTCCTCCGTTAATGGAAGAAGAAGCTGCGGCTCGAGATGAAGTCGACACAGAGATGGTGAGGGCGGctgaggaggaggtggtgggcGGCGGTGATGAGGACGAGAGATATAGTGTATATTATGATTCGGAGTGA